The nucleotide window TTTTTATCTATCTGAGTACAAGAAAAAGCTAAGGTGAAACATGAGCTAATGAAGATCTAACTAATAAACTTGTGTATAAACACACTTTAGGATTAGGAAAGAGTAAAACAAAGGAATGGCAAGAATTTGTGCAATAGTGCACTGAAATCAATGCCAATTCCAAACTCGAAGTTCTAATTTGTCTTAAGCAGCTTCCACAGTTAAGCAGCTTCCACAGTTTGTAGCTTGGGCGGCGTGTTCTCATGAGCTTTGGCTGCACATGTATTATCATGTGGACACGACGCTACGTGAGCTTTATCTGAGCAAACCATTAAACCAAGTTTCACAATGTCAATAATCTGTTCTTGTGTTAGTTCTGGAAGCTTCTTGTTGTTGTTCATGTTCTCGTCCAACAAAATGACTGCTTGCTTTTGTATCTCTGGAAGTTTCTGCTCCTTTAGGATTGCGTTCTCTTTTTTGCTGTATATTACGTAGAGAACTATTTGGAGAATACCAAAGATGAATCCCAATACGTTTGGAGCCTACAAAAGATAACGTAATTAGACTTACATTGATAAGATGAAAGAAATTTTACGTACATGGATACATGCAATTGAAGAACTTACAGCTATGTTGATGTCCTTAAGTAGAAGACCATAGAAGAACCACATCACTGCACTTAACGTGAGAAACACTGATAGGAGTAATGGCATGTATTCCACACTCTTTGTTTTTATTACTTTTCTCTGCATAAAATGAGAAAAATTATCAGCATTATATTCTTCACGGATgaaattttttttatagaagacGACCATGTTTGAAATATTTGTATGTAAAAGCTCACCACAATGCCTAAGGGTGCTACGAACACACATAAGGAAAATACAAGGCAAATCCATCCAACTACTTGCCCTCGAACTGCACCTTTGAATAGAAATTGGGTAACGAGAACTATAGCACCAAAGCCACCCACCACTGACAATAGGAGCATCTTCACAGTTTGGACCTGCATCAAATAAATTGTGAGGATTAAACTTATACAAAAACTccataaaagagaaaaagaaaaactgtACTTGATTCGCTGAAAAATTTACCCTGGCTTTCTTTGGTGCGTAGAACAGATAGAAACCAACGTAGATAGTTTCAATGAAGACCCCAAAGGAGTTTATAGTGATGAGAAGGGTAGTGTTGGTCTTGAGAAATGCATAGTATATCCAAAGCATGGAACTGAATAGAGCAATCACGTATGGAATTGATTGATAACCTTCAGCTGATTTCTTCTTGTAAATTTTGTAAAACGTGGGCCTGACAAAATGTGAAAATATAGTGTTAAATTAAAAGCCAAAAAAAAGTTaccatattaaaataaaaaagaaagcaaGTGGAAACTCACATTGGAGAAAGGAATACAATGAAGGAGACGATGTTACCTGCAAgtttcaaaaggaaaaaagaaaaacacgATGAGTTTAAAATACAAATTTCTGACCATATTTCACAAATTAAGGAAATGATTTAGGAGAAAGGTGCATGTAAATTACTATACTTGCTTAAACAATCGCTACGTAAATAACTAAAAGAATATGCTACTACGACTTAGTGACTATCACATTCACTACTTGTGGATGTGCTCATATTTACGAAAGGACCGATAATATGATTCATTATTACTATACATTACATGTGCACTGGGTTCACTAATATTCTTCTCTTGAAGAATACTATGACGAATTATTTGAACTGTGAAAATGATCAGAAGTAAGAAAAAACAATATGTCCGTCACAAGAAGAAGCAAGAAGGAAAAAGAGGCTATATTTACCAAGGACACCAAAAGCAAAAGCCCAGTGATCTGTAGAAAAACCAGCCATATTCTCTTTTTTGTATTTCTAACCAAAGAATTTCAAATGTATAGCACTCTCTCAATTGCTCGCTTACAAAGAGGTGCTAAGAGTTGCAAAAGACTAGCAAGTTTTACTTGACAGTGAAATGAGAAAGCCTCGGTTGATGTATTTATATAGGGCAAGGGGTGGGAAAGTAGGTGCTACAGTAAAAGATCTTTGGTTCTCTATTGTTAAtttgaacaaatattttatttaaaaattagcaAAAGAGCACTCTGAAGAGGTGCAATGGGCAATATCAATTTCAAGGGTCCCAATACTCTCTTTTATTATGTCATTACCCAATCCTTAGGGGCACTAAGGCTTACAACTCATGCTTTAATTTTTTGGAGGGGTTTGATTTTAATGTATTTCTCTACAAAATGAACTCTTCATCGGCAAAAAAAACAAAACCAGAAATGATTGAGGGACCAATTAATGGTTGCCATTTGGCATCAATAATAGAGTTTGGGACATGGAGTTGTGGCTCTATTTCATGAGAAGATCAATTTGCTGCAATGGCTGATGAAAAGCAGGATATGCTTCGCTTTACTAGACTTTATCTTGTCCTGGTGGGTTGTCATTTATCTGTATATAGTGTGTTACGTAAGTAAATAAATATATGGAACCAACTTTGTTTCTTAAATTTGTAAATTGCATGCTTGTTACATGGTTATCATATCATGCTTCTATTTACGTGAATTAGGCTTAATTGATGCCAGCCCACAACCACTAAACAAACcgtacaaaattttaaattttttatttttaactacTTTTATCAGAGTATTAGGCCTTCTTTTTATTTCGTTTGGCTCGATAAGTTGTTGTTCTTTTGGTGCTCTGTGTTATTAAACAGCAAACTTTtccattttttccctttttctcttttttctcttggATGAGATACATTTTCTTTAGACAAGAACGGACTAAACTTTAAGGTTTTGTGGACACTGTTCTCTCATATGTCATGCATGGATTAAGCTTTTCTCAATGATTGAACCAATTGATGTAATTTCATATCATCTTCCCCTCTTgctttataatttttcttttgggGATCGTGTTGAATGTACCGTTTGATAATCTAAATCAAAGGTTGATTATATTTTACCATAAAGCTAAGGTTGTGTTGCCACTTTGAAATTTCTTGCTTTAATCTTAGTAGTACAATAATAATGCCATGTGTACACATTGCTTGCCTTACGATTTTGATGATTTCATATAATTAAAAGAAGGATTAAACAATTGAGAGATTGAGATCAAAAGATGCAATATCAAATCGTTCAAATTGCGTGGGAAACTGATCAAACTTTTATTCTTAGGTAACTAAAGGTCCTCCCTTCCCTCCCCACATACACACTTAAATGAAGCATacctttaatttctttatttaaagcGTATTTAACTTTTAGCAAAAAATAACATGCATTTCAAAATCGTGATAAATTTCTAGTCACTGATTCGACACATATATGTCGATGGTACTATGTCGGAATGCTCGAGTCTgaaaattcaataaaaaaaatctcaaatGAGGTGTCAAACGTTGATCAAGATCTCAATACTTCAGTAG belongs to Nicotiana tabacum cultivar K326 chromosome 6, ASM71507v2, whole genome shotgun sequence and includes:
- the LOC107812325 gene encoding bidirectional sugar transporter SWEET10, which encodes MAGFSTDHWAFAFGVLGNIVSFIVFLSPMPTFYKIYKKKSAEGYQSIPYVIALFSSMLWIYYAFLKTNTTLLITINSFGVFIETIYVGFYLFYAPKKARVQTVKMLLLSVVGGFGAIVLVTQFLFKGAVRGQVVGWICLVFSLCVFVAPLGIVRKVIKTKSVEYMPLLLSVFLTLSAVMWFFYGLLLKDINIAAPNVLGFIFGILQIVLYVIYSKKENAILKEQKLPEIQKQAVILLDENMNNNKKLPELTQEQIIDIVKLGLMVCSDKAHVASCPHDNTCAAKAHENTPPKLQTVEAA